In a single window of the Biomphalaria glabrata chromosome 5, xgBioGlab47.1, whole genome shotgun sequence genome:
- the LOC129926328 gene encoding uncharacterized protein LOC129926328, translating into MTFVRDICQEGMTFVRDICQEGMTFVRDICQEGMTFVRDICQEGMTFVRDICQEGMTFVRDICQEGMTFVRDICQEGMTFVRDICQEGMTFVRDICQEGMTFVRDICQEGMTFVRDICQEGMTFVRDICQEGMTFVRDICQEGMTFVRDICQEGMTFVRDICQEGMTFVRDICQEGMTFVRDICQEGMTFVRDICQEGMTFVRDICQEGMTFVRDICQEGMTFVRDICQEGMTFVRDICQEGMTFVRDICQEGMTFVRDICQEGMTFVRDICQEGMTFVRDICQEGMTFVRDICQEGMTFVRDICQEGMTFVRDICQEGMTFVRDICQEGMTFVRDICQEGMTFVRDICQEGMTFVRDICQEGMTFVRDICQEGMTFVRDICQEGMTFVRDICQEGMTFVRDICQEGMTFVRDICQEGMTFVRDICQEGMTFVRDICQEGMTFVRDICQN; encoded by the coding sequence ATGACATTTGTAAGAGATATTTGTCAAGAGGGCATGACATTTGTTAGAGATATTTGTCAAGAGGGCATGACATTTGTTAGAGATATTTGTCAAGAGGGCATGACATTTGTAAGAGATATTTGTCAAGAGGGCATGACATTTGTAAGAGATATTTGTCAAGAGGGCATGACATTTGTAAGAGATATTTGTCAAGAGGGCATGACATTTGTAAGAGATATTTGTCAAGAGGGCATGACATTTGTAAGAGATATTTGTCAAGAGGGCATGACATTTGTAAGAGATATTTGTCAAGAGGGCATGACATTTGTAAGAGATATTTGTCAAGAGGGCATGACATTTGTAAGAGATATTTGTCAAGAGGGCATGACATTTGTAAGAGATATTTGTCAAGAGGGCATGACATTTGTAAGAGATATTTGTCAAGAGGGCATGACATTTGTAAGAGATATTTGTCAAGAGGGCATGACATTTGTAAGAGATATTTGTCAAGAGGGCATGACATTTGTAAGAGATATTTGTCAAGAGGGCATGACATTTGTAAGAGATATTTGTCAAGAGGGCATGACATTTGTAAGAGATATTTGTCAAGAGGGCATGACATTTGTTAGAGATATTTGTCAAGAGGGCATGACATTTGTTAGAGATATTTGTCAAGAGGGCATGACATTTGTAAGAGATATTTGTCAAGAGGGCATGACATTTGTAAGAGATATTTGTCAAGAGGGCATGACATTTGTAAGAGATATTTGTCAAGAGGGCATGACATTTGTAAGAGATATTTGTCAAGAGGGCATGACATTTGTAAGAGATATTTGTCAAGAGGGCATGACATTTGTAAGAGATATTTGTCAAGAGGGCATGACATTTGTAAGAGATATTTGTCAAGAGGGCATGACATTTGTAAGAGATATTTGTCAAGAGGGCATGACATTTGTAAGAGATATTTGTCAAGAGGGCATGACATTTGTTAGAGATATTTGTCAAGAGGGCATGACATTTGTTAGAGATATTTGTCAAGAGGGCATGACATTTGTAAGAGATATTTGTCAAGAGGGCATGACATTTGTAAGAGATATTTGTCAAGAGGGCATGACATTTGTAAGAGATATTTGTCAAGAGGGCATGACATTTGTAAGAGATATTTGTCAAGAGGGCATGACATTTGTAAGAGATATTTGTCAAGAGGGCATGACATTTGTAAGAGATATTTGTCAAGAGGGCATGACATTTGTAAGAGATATTTGTCAAGAGGGCATGACATTTGTAAGAGATATTTGTCAAGAGGGCATGACATTTGTAAGAGATATTTGTCAAGAGGGCATGACATTTGTAAGAGATATTTGTCAAAATTAA